Proteins from one Oryza sativa Japonica Group chromosome 12, ASM3414082v1 genomic window:
- the LOC9266754 gene encoding putative disease resistance RPP13-like protein 1 — MVEAAAIAFAKSSAVFVGKKVAETVISYVVNKALDRLPLENEDLKTKLKSKLSKTQAMLYGITLQEIQDNQGLVEWLWQFRDAIQEAEDALDELDFFDLEKVCNRKAESSSSLVPKFMRLQLSVSSNNSNSSRKNLKNALMRLESVFDDAANFRVVTGHGLHTSPQRNEGRIQDTTNRNETTRVLATPVFGRQKEKDEIIEWLGVEAPGRDSKLSVCAIVGGGGMGKTSLAQLVCQDKKVQDHFGDMIIWVHVPKRFEPVVLVARMLESINRNRVTASSLDILQLDLTKELVTKRFLLVLDDAWEDGENELWGQFLSPLRNIIAPMGGRILLTTRMGSVADAVKRQMPSNEYKCVVLGGLDHRDIMQILNHHVPPNEDLELRSVAEWIVHNLEGCPFVAKVIGQYLRDNTDHSNWNDFLNKKSMSFRRYCT, encoded by the coding sequence ATGGTGGAAGCTGCTGCTATTGCTTTTGCCAAGAGCTCAGCCGTTTTTGTTGGGAAGAAAGTTGCAGAGACAGTGATCAGTTATGTTGTGAACAAAGCCCTTGATCGCCTTCCGCTGGAGAATGAGGATTTGAAGACTAAGTTGAAGAGTAAGCTCTCCAAAACTCAAGCAATGTTATATGGCATTACTCTGCAGGAGATCCAGGACAACCAAGGGTTGGTTGAATGGCTTTGGCAGTTCCGCGATGCCATACAGGAGGCCGAGGATGCACTTGATGAGCTTGACTTCTTTGACTTGGAGAAGGTGTGCAATCGGAAGGCAGAATCTTCATCATCCTTGGTCCCTAAATTCATGAGATTGCAGCTGTCTGTAAGTTCTAATAACTCCAACAGCAGTAGAAAGAATCTCAAGAATGCTCTGATGAGGTTAGAATCTGTCTTTGATGATGCTGCAAATTTCCGAGTGGTAACTGGGCATGGACTTCACACTTCCCCTCAACGTAATGAAGGGCGCATACAAGATACGACCAACCGAAATGAGACAACGAGAGTGTTAGCAACACCTGTATTTGGAAGGCAGAAGGAAAAAGATGAGATAATTGAATGGCTGGGTGTTGAGGCTCCAGGGAGAGATAGCAAACTCTCAGTGTGTGCAATAGTGGGTGGGGGTGGTATGGGGAAAACATCTCTTGCTCAGCTTGTCTGTCAAGATAAGAAGGTTCAGGATCATTTCGGCGACATGATTATCTGGGTGCATGTTCCCAAGCGCTTTGAACCTGTAGTGTTGGTGGCAAGAATGTTGGAATCCATTAACAGGAACAGAGTTACTGCATCTTCTTTGGACATACTGCAATTAGATCTCACTAAAGAGTTGGTTACTAAGAGATTTTTACTGGTTCTGGATGATGCATGGGAGGATGGGGAAAATGAGCTATGGGGGCAATTTTTATCTCCCCTGAGGAACATTATTGCACCAATGGGAGGTAGAATCTTGCTCACGACCCGAATGGGGTCAGTGGCTGATGCTGTTAAACGCCAAATGCCATCAAATGAATATAAATGTGTTGTACTGGGGGGTTTAGATCACAGAGATATTATGCAGATCTTGAACCATCATGTGCCTCCTAATGAAGATTTGGAACTTCGAAGTGTAGCTGAATGGATTGTACACAACCTCGAAGGATGTCCTTTTGTAGCAAAAGTGATTGGTCAGTACCTCAGAGACAACACTGATCATAGCAATTGGAATGACttcttaaataaaaaaagtatgtCATTTAGACGATATTGCACCTAG